In Deefgea piscis, the DNA window CAGCGGTAAAAGCCGCGCGACGAGATCGTCCGTTGTTGGGCGATTCGCCAGCTTTGCAACACGCTTTGGTGTTAATTGAAAAACTAGCGCGCAATCAAGCGCCTGTGTATGTCACCGGAGAATCGGGCTCGGGTAAAGAGCGGGCGGCGCGAACGATTCATAGCTGTTCTAGCCGTGCGGATCAGCCATTTATTGCGGTGAACTGTGGTGCGATTCCAGAAAACTTAATGGAAAGTGAGTTTTTTGGTTACCGCAAAGGGGCATTTACCGGCGCGCAAGAAGATCGCGAAGGTTTTTTTCAAGCCGCGCATGGCGGTACGCTATTTTTGGATGAAGTTGCCGATTTGCCCTTGCTGATGCAAGTTAAATTGCTGCGCGCCATTCAAGAGCGCAAAGTACGCAAAGTGGGCGGCGTGCAAGAAGAAGACGTGGATGTGCGGATTATTTCGGCAACGCATCAAAATCTATCCCGCTGCGTTGAGGCTGGGCGTTTTCGACAAGATTTGTATTATCGATTGAATGTGATCGAGCTGAAAATGCCGGCGCTGCGCGAAATGGGCAACGATGTACTATTAATCGCTCAGTTTTTGGTCGAAGACATCGCCGCGCGACATGGTATGCCGGTATTGGCTTTTACCGCGGCTGCTAAAGATGCGTTATGTCGTTATGATTTTCCTGGCAATGTGCGTGAATTAGAAAACCTACTTGAGCGCGCAATGGCTTTGGCCGATGGCCAGCAGATCGATATTGATGATCTGCAATTGCAGCATGCCTCTGGTGACAAAGCCGAAGCGGTTGCGGCCAATTTAGGCGACACCTATCCATTGCAAGATTATCTGGACCGAGTCGAAAAAGTCGCCATTATCGCCGCTTTGGATAAAACCGGCTTTAATCGAACGCAGGCCGCTAAACTACTCGGTGTGACCTTTCGTAGTTTGCGCTATCGCTTAGAAAGATTGGGAATTACGCAAGATGAGTAAGTCGCTTGAGCAGCTTGAATCCGCAACAATCAAATCGAGTGAGCCAATGCTGCAATTTGAAATTGATGAATTGGGCTGGTGCAATGCGGCTAAGCGGATCCCTAGCCCCAATTGTGATGCTCGCCCAGCAGGGCAAGCACCCGATATGCTGGTGATTCACAATATTCATTTGCCACCGCAACCTGCTGGCGCGCTTGAATTTACTGGTTCGGATATTGAGCGGCTATTTACCAATACGCTGGAGGTGGCGGATCACGCTTGTTATGCTGAGTTGGCGCAATTGCGGGTGTCGGCGCATTTTTTGATTCGCCGCAGCGGTGAAATCTTGCAATTTGTACCGTGCGAGCTGCGCGCTTGGCATGCGGGCGTTTCACGCTGGCAAGCGCGTGAGCGTTGTAATGATTTTTCGATTGGCATTGAAATGGAAGGCTCAGATTTTGTGCCCTTTATGCCGGCGCAATATACAGCGTTAAATTCTCTAGCTGCAGCATTGCAGCGCCGCTACCCGCTGGCTTTTTTACTCGGGCATAGCGAGATTGCACCGGAAAGAAAAACCGATCCCGGGCCTTATTTTAACTGGAATGCGCTTGCAGCGCCGATTTTGGAATTACGCCAAACTGGCAACATCAGCCAAAGCTAATATTTCTGCTGCGTTGCCGCAACGATTGTCGTTTATTCATGCCCCTGCAGTGTATCGCAGGACTATAATCCGCAACCTCTACTTGGTTTGATAGAAATATACATGTCGACTTCTCAAGCGCAGGATCCAAAAAAGCTGGCTGGACTGATCGTTGGTGCGATTGGTGTGGTCTATGGCGATATTGGTACTAGCCCGCTGTACACTCTGAAAGAATGTTTTAACGGCCATGTGGCCCTTGATTTAAATCCAGCGAATATTTTAGGGGTTTTATCGCTGATTTTTTGGAGCCTGATGATCGTCGTTTCGACGAAATACATCATGTTCATTATGCGCGCAGATAATCGCGGCGAAGGCGGCATTTTGGCCTTGATGGCCTTGGCCGCGCGTAATGCCACACCTGGTTCTCGCAAGGCCATGTGGATTACCATTATTGGTCTATTTGGCGCAGCCTTGTTTTATGGCGACTCGATCATTACCCCGGCGATTTCTGTGCTTTCGGCATTAGAGGGGATTAGCATTGTTTCGCATACCTTTGATCCCTACATTATTCCAATTGCTATTGCGGTGATGGTGGCGCTGTTTTGGATTCAAGCGCGCGGTACGGCCAGTATGGGCAAGTTATTTGGCCCGATTACCATTGCTTGGTTTTTGGCATTGGCGGGCTTAGGCATTGCACAAATTATTCAAGCGCCTGAAGTTTTAAAAGCGCTTAACCCTTTGTATGCGATTGAGTTTTTTATCGGCAGTCCAAAAATTGCCTTTATTTTACTCGGTGCGGTGGTGTTGGCTTTAACCGGTGCTGAGGCTTTATATGCCGATATGGGGCACTTTGGTCGTCCGGCGATTCGCTATGCGTGGTTTGGCTTGGTATTGCCTGCTTTGATGCTTAATTATCTCGGCCAGGGCGCGCTATTGTTGACCACCCCCGAAGCGATTAAAAATCCATTTTATATGATGGCACCGGGATGGATGGTCATGCCGCTGGTGGTATTGGCCACTTGTGCGTCGATTATTGCTTCGCAAGCGGTGATTTCTGGGGCGTATTCGGTCACTAGCCAAGCGATTCAGCTCGGCTTTGTGCCGAGGATGGATATCCAGCATACGTCTGAGCGTGAAATTGGTCAGATTTATATGCCGGGGATTAATTGGTTTTTATTGGCCTCGGTGATTTTATTGGTCATTGGTTTTAAAACATCGAGTAATTTGGCGGCCGCGTATGGTTTTGCGGTGACCTGCACCATGGTGATGACCACTTTGTTGGCGTTTATGGTCTTGGGACGTGGTTTGGCCGGTTGGAAAAAGTACGGCTTATATGCCATGTTGAGCTTATTTTTAGTCGTTGATTTGGCGTTGTTTGCTTCAAACTCGCTCAAAATCCATGAGGGTGGCTGGTTCCCATTGGTGATTGGTTTAGTGGCCTTTATCTTGATGACGACTTGGAAACGCGGTCGTAAGATGCTTTCGGCGAAATTGCTTGAAGGTGAAATGCCATTAACTGGCTTTGTGGAAAGCCTTGAAGCGCATCCGCCGCAGCGCGTGGAAGGGATTTCAATCTTTATGACCGCCAATACCGATACGGTGCCGCATGCTTTATTACATAATTTAAAACACAATAAAGTGCTGCATGAGCAAGTGGTGTTTTTGACGGTGCAAACCAATGATATTCCCTATGTGCCACTGAAAGAGCGCGTCACAGTGCGGCGATTGGGGGAAAGTTTTTACCAAATTGTGGCGACGTTTGGCTTTAAAGAAGAACCCAATATTCCTGCTGTTTTGTTGCAAGTGACCCAGTTGCAGCCGGAGTTGGTATTTGATGAAATGAATACCTCGTTCTTCTTGTCGCGTGAAACGATTGTTGAGGCGAAATATCCATCAATGAGCTGGTGGCGTCGCCGCTTGTTTAGCTTGATGAGTCGCAATGCAACGCGGGTAACGAACTTCTTTAAAATCCCACCGAACCGTGTGGTTGAAATGGGGATGCAGGTAGAGCTATAGGTATATTGCTCCAAGCATTATGAATTAAGGTTTATCGACCTATACATCAACGCAGCCTACGGGCTGCGTTTTTTTATAACTGTTTCAGTTGCGTAATGCAGCGATCGGCTGCGGGATGATTTTTATTGCCGTGGCGCAACCAGACCGTTTGCATGCCTAATTTTTTGGCAGTAATTAGATTGTCGATGCTGTCTTCAACCATGATGCAATCGCTGGCTTGAAGTTTAAATTGGCGTAGCATTTGATGATAAGCCTTGGGTATTGGCTTAGGGGTAAGGTTAAGCGTATCGATGGCCGCTATACCCATAAAATATCGCTCAATATCGAGTGCCGCGAGCATGGCTCTGGCGTAAGCAATGGGGCCATTGGTAAATAAAATCTTGTTGCCGTTGAGTCGGGCCAGTGTGGATTTAAGCTGTGGCATTGGATGCACTTGGCTCAGTAGTTGCGGCAAGGGGTGGCAAGCAGCTAAAAAATGATGCGGGTTTAGGTGGGGATGGTGGCGAACTAAGCCTAATAAAGTCGCCCCATAGCGCCGCCAATAATCTTGGCGCAGCTGATTGGCCGCCGATTGCTGCAGCTGTAATTCACTTTGTAGCCAAGCGGTCATTGCCGAATCGATAACGGGAAATGCATGCCGACTGGCGTGATGCAGCGTATTGTCGAGATCAAAAATCCAAGTGGGTTGGGGCATAGCAGAGAAAATGGCCGATGAGATCGGCCATTGTGTCGAGTTTATTCAAGATAAACAATGTGTTTAGCTGTAAATATATTGCTCAAGTTGCTCAATGGTGAATTCTTGCTCGGCCATTTTTTCATGCACCAAATCACCGATCGATAACACGCCCAGTACGGTATCGCCGTCCAGTACCGGTAGGTGACGAATACGTTTTTCAGTCATGAGCCCCATACATTCATTGGTAGTGGCATTGGGGGGAACGCACAGTAATTTATGCGTCATGATTTCGGCAACCGGTGTGCCAGATGAGGTTTTTCCCATCAGAACGACTTTGCGCGCGTAATCTCGCTCGGAGAAAATCCCGACGAGTTTGTCGTTTTCCATCACTAAAATGGCACCGATATTGGCATCGGCCATCATTTGTAAGGCTTGATAGACTGTTGCATTTGGAGAGACTGCGATGGTCTCGTGTTTGTTTTTGGCGGCGAGCATTTGACGTGCGGTTGTCATTGTTGGTTTTCCCTTGGCTAAGCAGTGTTTTTACTGTAGCTGACAGGGTTTAACATGCAAGAAAAAAGGGCGACTTCAGTCGCCCTTTTTATCATATTGCTAGCGGTTTATTTCGCGCGAATCATCGTGCCCACGCCTTGCTCGGTCAATACTTCGAGCAGTAAGGCATGTTTAACTCGGCCATCAATAATATGCACTGCATTAACGCCGCTTTTGGCTGCATCCAGTGCCGAAGCAATTTTCGGCAACATGCCGCCAGAGATAGTGCCATCGGCAAATAATTCATCAATCCGGCGTGCCGTGAGTTTGGTTAGCAGTGTGCCTTCTTTATCCAAAACGCCGGGGGTATTGGTCATTAAGATGAGTTTTTCGGCCTTGAGCACTTCCGCCAATTTGCCAGCGACTAGGTCGGCATTGATATTCAGGCTCTCGCCAGTGGCATCAACACCGATTGGCGCAATCACTGGAATAAAGTCGGCGGCGTCTAAATGCAGCACAATCGATGGGTCGATGCTTTGAATTTCGCCCACTTGGCCGATGTCGATATTGTTTTCGCCCATATTGTCTTTGAGCATCATTTTACGCGCGCGGATAAAGTGGCCGTCTTGACCGGTTAAACCGACCGCTTTGCCGCCGTGTTTATTAATCAACGACACGATTTCTTTATTGACGTGACCACCTAAGACCATTTCAACCACATCCATGGTTTCGGCGTCGGTGACGCGCATGCCTTGGATGAATTCGCCTTTTTTACCGATGCGATCGAGTAAATCATTAATTTGTGGGCCACCGCCGTGAACCACTACTGGATTCATGCCCACTAGCTTGAGTAACACCACATCTGATGCAAACCCATCTTTGAGCTCTTCATCAATCATTGCGTTGCCACCGTATTTGATCACGATGGTTTTATCTAAGAAGCGTTGGATATATGGCAGGGCTTCAGAAAGAATTTCAGCTTTGATTTGTGGGGTTATTTCAGGCACGGCGGTCTCCAGGATAGGCGGGACTAAATTGCCGCGATTGTACCGTATTCGTCAGAAATCTGGGGGTGGATTGTGTCGCAAAATAAATAGTAGATGAATCACCTTGAATGATTGACGTTGAAATTGGGAGTGTAGATAATAAATGAACGTTCATTTATTAGCGAAATGTCATGTGCCCCATCAAATGTTGGTCGCGACGGAAAGAAGCGCGGCCACAGGAAATTCTCGAGGCGGCTTTAGCCTTGTTTGTCGAAAAAGGCTATGCCGCCACCAAGATCGAAGACATTGCCCGTGCCGCCGGCGTAACCCGTGGCACGCCTTATTTGTACTTTGCCAATAAAGAAGAAATCTTCAAATCGGTGATTCGTTCCTTGCTGTTACCGCAACTGGCGATTGGTGCAACGCTATTACAAGACTGGCAAGGCAATGCCCGGGATTTGCTGCAAGAGCTATTTCATTTGTGGTGGCGTAATGTTGGCGCTACATCGCTATCGGCATTGCCCAAATTGATGATTGCTGAAGGGGGTAATTTCCCTGAGGTGATGCAGCTTTACAATGAAGAAGTGATTGCGCCGGGACAGGCAATGTTGCGGCATGTGCTAGCGCTGGGCGTGGCACGTGGCGAATTTGTGGTTAACGATATCGACTACGCTGCGCATATTTTATCTAGTCCGATGGTCATGGCCATGCTGCTGCAAAACACCCCTTTATATTGTTTACCCGCTGATTTTTCAGCCCAGCGTTACGTGCAATGCACGGTGGATTTATTTTTAACCGGCCTTCTGGCCCGTCCTATGGATGCCTCTCATGCTTAATAAATGGTCAGTGACACTACTTGCTGCGATGCTAGTTTTAGCCGGTTGTAAATCAGAACAAAAACCGGTCGAAGAAATTCGTCCGGTGCGCACCATGGTGGTGGGTGGGGCCTTACCTGCGGCGGCTGAGGTGTATAGCGGCGAGGTGAAAGCGCAGCATGAAGTCCCGTTGGGATTTCGCATTCCCGGCAAAATAATTTCTCGCGCGGTGAGCGTGGGCGATACGGTGAAAAAAGGTCAGGTGTTAGCGCAACTCGATGCTGGCGATGTGGCGCTCAACGCCACGGCGGCGCGCGCGGCTTTGTCTTCAGCACAGGCGCAGTTAGCGCAAGCCAAGCTCGATTATCAGCGCTCGCAAGATTTGCACGCACAGAATTTTGTTAGCCAGGCCGAGGTGGATAAGCGACAAACGGCACTGATTTCAGCGCAAAAACTTACTGAGCAAGCCAAGGCGCAAGTGGATTTGGCGAATAATCAGGCGAGCTATACCCAGCTCACTGCCGATGGTGATGGCGTGATTACGCAAACCTTGGCCGAACCGGGGGCGGTGGTGGCTGCTGGGCAATCGGTGCTGATGTTGGCTAAAGCTGGGCAGTATGAGGCGGTGATTGATGTGCCAGAAAATCGCGTTCAAGCGTGGCAGCCAGGGCAAAAAGTGGCGGTGCAGCTGTGGGCCGATGCCAACCGTGAATTGGTCGGTACGGTGAGCGAAGTCGCACCCGCGGCCGATAGTAAAACCCGCACGTTTCGAGTTAAGGTCGCGCTACCAGAAAAAAATGCCGCAGCACTGGGTATGACGATACAGGTGAGTCAAGTATTTGCCTCTAAAGAGATACCTAATGAAATATCGGTACCCATGTCGGCGGTGTTTGGTAAAGAGCAAATGATGCGAGTGTGGTTAGTTGATGATAAAAACACCGTGCATAGCCAAGCCATTACCGTGTTGGGTCATCAAGGTCAGCAAGTTCGAATTCAAGGTATTCCAGCCAAATCGATCGTGGTGACTGCTGGGGTGCATTTATTGCGTGAAGGGCAAAAAATCAAAGTCTTGCCATCAACGCAAGGAGCGCAGCAATGAACGAACAACGACAGTCGTTTAATCTATCTGCGTGGGCGCTCACGCATCAGTCTTTAGTGCTGTATCTGATAGTGATCCTTTCTGTAGCTGGTATTCTGGCATATACCCAGCTAGGGCAAAAAGAAGACCCAGAATTTACCTTTAAAGCGATGGTGGTGCGCAGTTTTTGGCCTGGCGCTTCTGCCGCCGAGGTTGAGCAGCAAGTGACGGATAAACTGGAGGAAGCACTGCAAGGTATTCCTGAGGTCGACTTTACCAAGAGCTATTCGCGCTCGGGTGAGGCACTCATTACCGTGATGCTCAAAGAAAGCATTCGTGGCAAAGAAGTCAACGACGTGTGGTATCAAGTCCGTAAGCGCATTAACGACGCCAAGGGCAAAATGCCACCCGGCGTGGTGGGGCCATTTTTTAATGATGAATTTGGTGAAACCTACGGTAGTTTGTACGCCTTTACTCGCGACGGTTTTAGCGATGCGGAGTTAAAAAAATACGTCGAGAATGTTCGAACCGAGTTGCTGCGGATTCCGGACATTAATAAAGCCACGTTAATCGCTCCGCAAGACGAAAAAATCTACGTTGAATATCGCAGCGCCAAGTTGGCCACGCTCGGCATTACCCCCTTGCAAATTAATCAAGTGCTGGCCGCGACCAATACGGTGACGCCGGCAGGGGTGGTTGAAGGGGCTGAGGAGCGAGTGTTTTTACGCGTGAGTGGCGAGTTTGACGCCATCGCCGCGATTAAAGCCACGCCAATTACCGTCAATGGCAAAACCTTTCGTGTGAATGATGTGGCGGATGTCTATCGCGCTTCGCTCAATCCGGCGGAAACGCGGATGTATTACCAAGGTCAGCCGGCGATTGGCTTAGGGATTTCAATGCGTAAAGGCGGCAATGTGCTCAAAATGGGCGAGCAAATTGACGCTGTACTGCATCAAGCCAAGCAAAATTTACCGGTCGGTATCGAAATACAAGCGGTTTCTGATCAGCCCGCTGTGGTGAAATCCGCGGTACATATCTTTATGAAATCCTTGCTTGAAGCGGTGGTGATTGTGCTGGCGGTGAGCTTTTTGGCGCTGGGGTTTCGGATGGGGATTGTGGTGGCTCTGTCGATTCCGCTGGTGCTGGCGCTGACCTTTTTATGCATGAAAATCTTTAATTTGGAATTACAGCGCATCTCGCTGGGGGCGCTAGTGATTGCCCTCGGGCTATTGGTTGACGACGCGATTATTGCGGTTGAAATGATGGCGTTGAAATTAGAACAAGGCTGGGATCGCTTTAGTGCCGCTACTTTTGCCTATAGCTCGACAGCGTTTCCAATGCTGACCGGTACTTTAATTACCGCAGCGGGGTTTTTGCCGGTAGGCCTTGCTAAATCGAATGCCGGTGAATATACCTTCTCGATTTTTGCTGTGGTTGGCATTGCATTGATTATGTCGTGGATTGTTGCGGTGCTGTTTACGCCGTATATGGGCTATCACTTGTTGCCAGAAAACCTCAAAGAGCATCCGCATGATGCGCATGGTGGCAAGTTTTACACCGCGTTTCGCCGCTGGGTGACCTGGTGTATCACTTGGCGCAAGACCACGATTGCGCTGACTTTAGGTGCGTTTGTGCTATCGGTGATTTTATTTGCCATTGCCGTACCTAAGCAGTTTTTCCCGGCTTCAAGTCGGCCAGAATTGATGGTGGATTTATGGCTGCCGTATACCGCGTCATTTAACGCCACTGAGCAAGAAGTCAAAAAAATCGAAGCGATTTTAATGCAAGACCCCGATGTCGCTAGCGTGACTAGCTATGTGGGCGTCGGCTCGCCGCGTTATTACATGCCGCTTGATGAGCAAATGCCCAACTTAAATTTTGGCCAGCTAACGGTGATGACCAAAGACGAGCACGTGCGCGAGAATGTCTATAAGCGCGTGAAGCAGTTATTTGACACTGATTTTCCCAATGTTCGTGGTCGAGTCACTCGTTTAGAAAACGGCCCGCCAGTGGGTTATCCGGTGCAGTTTCGGGTGATTGGTGCTGATCAGCGCGAGCTGAAAAAGATTGCCAATGACGTTGCTCATCTCATGCGGCAGAATCCAAATCTGCGCCAAGTGCACACCGATTGGGGCGAGCAAGTTAAAGTGCTGCGTTTGGATGTGAATCAAGATAAATTGCGAGCGGCGGGATTAACGTCGCAGCAATTGGCGCAATCACTGCAGATGGCCGTTTC includes these proteins:
- a CDS encoding sigma-54-dependent transcriptional regulator encodes the protein MAKKSKVLPRVLVVDDEPDLADLLELTLLKMGLAVETANGVIAAKALIDKQHFDLCLTDMRMPDGEGLDLVRYIQSKGLDLPIAVITAYGNTENAVAALKAGAFDYLAKPVALEQLRALVKSALKIEATPAVKAARRDRPLLGDSPALQHALVLIEKLARNQAPVYVTGESGSGKERAARTIHSCSSRADQPFIAVNCGAIPENLMESEFFGYRKGAFTGAQEDREGFFQAAHGGTLFLDEVADLPLLMQVKLLRAIQERKVRKVGGVQEEDVDVRIISATHQNLSRCVEAGRFRQDLYYRLNVIELKMPALREMGNDVLLIAQFLVEDIAARHGMPVLAFTAAAKDALCRYDFPGNVRELENLLERAMALADGQQIDIDDLQLQHASGDKAEAVAANLGDTYPLQDYLDRVEKVAIIAALDKTGFNRTQAAKLLGVTFRSLRYRLERLGITQDE
- the ampD gene encoding 1,6-anhydro-N-acetylmuramyl-L-alanine amidase AmpD, which produces MLQFEIDELGWCNAAKRIPSPNCDARPAGQAPDMLVIHNIHLPPQPAGALEFTGSDIERLFTNTLEVADHACYAELAQLRVSAHFLIRRSGEILQFVPCELRAWHAGVSRWQARERCNDFSIGIEMEGSDFVPFMPAQYTALNSLAAALQRRYPLAFLLGHSEIAPERKTDPGPYFNWNALAAPILELRQTGNISQS
- a CDS encoding potassium transporter Kup: MSTSQAQDPKKLAGLIVGAIGVVYGDIGTSPLYTLKECFNGHVALDLNPANILGVLSLIFWSLMIVVSTKYIMFIMRADNRGEGGILALMALAARNATPGSRKAMWITIIGLFGAALFYGDSIITPAISVLSALEGISIVSHTFDPYIIPIAIAVMVALFWIQARGTASMGKLFGPITIAWFLALAGLGIAQIIQAPEVLKALNPLYAIEFFIGSPKIAFILLGAVVLALTGAEALYADMGHFGRPAIRYAWFGLVLPALMLNYLGQGALLLTTPEAIKNPFYMMAPGWMVMPLVVLATCASIIASQAVISGAYSVTSQAIQLGFVPRMDIQHTSEREIGQIYMPGINWFLLASVILLVIGFKTSSNLAAAYGFAVTCTMVMTTLLAFMVLGRGLAGWKKYGLYAMLSLFLVVDLALFASNSLKIHEGGWFPLVIGLVAFILMTTWKRGRKMLSAKLLEGEMPLTGFVESLEAHPPQRVEGISIFMTANTDTVPHALLHNLKHNKVLHEQVVFLTVQTNDIPYVPLKERVTVRRLGESFYQIVATFGFKEEPNIPAVLLQVTQLQPELVFDEMNTSFFLSRETIVEAKYPSMSWWRRRLFSLMSRNATRVTNFFKIPPNRVVEMGMQVEL
- a CDS encoding pyrimidine 5'-nucleotidase, whose product is MPQPTWIFDLDNTLHHASRHAFPVIDSAMTAWLQSELQLQQSAANQLRQDYWRRYGATLLGLVRHHPHLNPHHFLAACHPLPQLLSQVHPMPQLKSTLARLNGNKILFTNGPIAYARAMLAALDIERYFMGIAAIDTLNLTPKPIPKAYHQMLRQFKLQASDCIMVEDSIDNLITAKKLGMQTVWLRHGNKNHPAADRCITQLKQL
- a CDS encoding CBS domain-containing protein, yielding MTTARQMLAAKNKHETIAVSPNATVYQALQMMADANIGAILVMENDKLVGIFSERDYARKVVLMGKTSSGTPVAEIMTHKLLCVPPNATTNECMGLMTEKRIRHLPVLDGDTVLGVLSIGDLVHEKMAEQEFTIEQLEQYIYS
- the argB gene encoding acetylglutamate kinase, with protein sequence MPEITPQIKAEILSEALPYIQRFLDKTIVIKYGGNAMIDEELKDGFASDVVLLKLVGMNPVVVHGGGPQINDLLDRIGKKGEFIQGMRVTDAETMDVVEMVLGGHVNKEIVSLINKHGGKAVGLTGQDGHFIRARKMMLKDNMGENNIDIGQVGEIQSIDPSIVLHLDAADFIPVIAPIGVDATGESLNINADLVAGKLAEVLKAEKLILMTNTPGVLDKEGTLLTKLTARRIDELFADGTISGGMLPKIASALDAAKSGVNAVHIIDGRVKHALLLEVLTEQGVGTMIRAK
- a CDS encoding TetR/AcrR family transcriptional regulator, encoding MCPIKCWSRRKEARPQEILEAALALFVEKGYAATKIEDIARAAGVTRGTPYLYFANKEEIFKSVIRSLLLPQLAIGATLLQDWQGNARDLLQELFHLWWRNVGATSLSALPKLMIAEGGNFPEVMQLYNEEVIAPGQAMLRHVLALGVARGEFVVNDIDYAAHILSSPMVMAMLLQNTPLYCLPADFSAQRYVQCTVDLFLTGLLARPMDASHA
- a CDS encoding efflux RND transporter periplasmic adaptor subunit, coding for MLNKWSVTLLAAMLVLAGCKSEQKPVEEIRPVRTMVVGGALPAAAEVYSGEVKAQHEVPLGFRIPGKIISRAVSVGDTVKKGQVLAQLDAGDVALNATAARAALSSAQAQLAQAKLDYQRSQDLHAQNFVSQAEVDKRQTALISAQKLTEQAKAQVDLANNQASYTQLTADGDGVITQTLAEPGAVVAAGQSVLMLAKAGQYEAVIDVPENRVQAWQPGQKVAVQLWADANRELVGTVSEVAPAADSKTRTFRVKVALPEKNAAALGMTIQVSQVFASKEIPNEISVPMSAVFGKEQMMRVWLVDDKNTVHSQAITVLGHQGQQVRIQGIPAKSIVVTAGVHLLREGQKIKVLPSTQGAQQ
- a CDS encoding efflux RND transporter permease subunit yields the protein MNEQRQSFNLSAWALTHQSLVLYLIVILSVAGILAYTQLGQKEDPEFTFKAMVVRSFWPGASAAEVEQQVTDKLEEALQGIPEVDFTKSYSRSGEALITVMLKESIRGKEVNDVWYQVRKRINDAKGKMPPGVVGPFFNDEFGETYGSLYAFTRDGFSDAELKKYVENVRTELLRIPDINKATLIAPQDEKIYVEYRSAKLATLGITPLQINQVLAATNTVTPAGVVEGAEERVFLRVSGEFDAIAAIKATPITVNGKTFRVNDVADVYRASLNPAETRMYYQGQPAIGLGISMRKGGNVLKMGEQIDAVLHQAKQNLPVGIEIQAVSDQPAVVKSAVHIFMKSLLEAVVIVLAVSFLALGFRMGIVVALSIPLVLALTFLCMKIFNLELQRISLGALVIALGLLVDDAIIAVEMMALKLEQGWDRFSAATFAYSSTAFPMLTGTLITAAGFLPVGLAKSNAGEYTFSIFAVVGIALIMSWIVAVLFTPYMGYHLLPENLKEHPHDAHGGKFYTAFRRWVTWCITWRKTTIALTLGAFVLSVILFAIAVPKQFFPASSRPELMVDLWLPYTASFNATEQEVKKIEAILMQDPDVASVTSYVGVGSPRYYMPLDEQMPNLNFGQLTVMTKDEHVRENVYKRVKQLFDTDFPNVRGRVTRLENGPPVGYPVQFRVIGADQRELKKIANDVAHLMRQNPNLRQVHTDWGEQVKVLRLDVNQDKLRAAGLTSQQLAQSLQMAVSGVTATALREDNLQIEVISRLAPDERTRLDYLANLPIPLPSGSSVPLSQLAKIKLESEESIIWHRNRVPALTVRADVIGKAQAPDVSNALWPKMQEIQAKLPVGYHIEAGGTVEASKISQDSIAAVMPLMLIVVMTLLMIQLQSIQRMIMVLLTAPLGMIGVTIALLLFQAPFGFVATLGVIALSGMIMRNSVILMDQIEQDIHHGSAPWDAVIDSAVRRFRPIMLTALAAILAMIPLTRDTFWGPMAIAIMGGLFVATILTLLFLPALYAAWFKLKPAQSV